A part of Variovorax sp. HW608 genomic DNA contains:
- a CDS encoding MFS transporter, whose product MSQSPIAPKAWSVLIVSTLAFTTCFMVWMMFGVIGIPIKKALGLNATEFGLLTAMPVLSGSLIRVPLGIWTDRYGGRIVMAALLAIAVPAIWLLAYATAFWHFLVIGLVLGLAGGTFSVGTPYVARWFPKERQGMAMGVFGAGNSGAAVNKFVAPALMVAFGWTVVPEVYAAIMLGTLIVFWLGSASDPRHVVPSNTKFADQLRALKDPRVLKYCQYYSIVFGGYVALSLWMVQYYVGEYGLDIRVAALLAACFSLPGGVLRAIGGMLSDRHGAHKVTWWVMWLSWVCLFLLSYPQTDFTVLTVDGPKSFHIGLGVYGFTALLFLLGIAFAFGKASVFKYISDDYPHNIGAISGIVGLAGGLGGFVLPILFGALMDLTGVRSSAFMLMYGVVWVSLVWMYWTEVRKTDLLGTAPLNPKELPV is encoded by the coding sequence ATGTCCCAATCCCCCATCGCACCCAAGGCCTGGTCGGTCCTGATCGTCAGCACGCTGGCGTTCACGACCTGCTTCATGGTCTGGATGATGTTCGGCGTCATCGGCATTCCGATCAAGAAGGCACTCGGACTCAACGCCACCGAGTTCGGCCTGCTCACGGCCATGCCCGTCCTCTCCGGCTCGCTGATCCGCGTGCCGCTCGGCATCTGGACCGACCGGTACGGCGGCCGCATCGTGATGGCCGCGCTGCTCGCGATCGCGGTGCCCGCGATCTGGCTGCTGGCCTATGCCACGGCGTTCTGGCACTTCCTCGTCATCGGGCTCGTGCTCGGTCTCGCGGGCGGCACTTTCTCGGTCGGCACGCCTTACGTCGCGCGCTGGTTCCCCAAGGAGCGTCAGGGCATGGCGATGGGCGTGTTCGGAGCCGGCAACTCGGGCGCGGCGGTCAACAAGTTCGTCGCACCCGCGCTGATGGTGGCCTTCGGCTGGACCGTCGTGCCCGAGGTCTACGCGGCCATCATGCTCGGCACGCTGATCGTGTTCTGGCTCGGCAGCGCGAGCGACCCGAGGCACGTCGTGCCCTCGAACACGAAGTTCGCAGACCAGTTGCGCGCGCTCAAGGATCCGCGCGTGCTCAAGTACTGCCAGTACTACAGCATCGTGTTCGGCGGCTACGTGGCGCTGAGCCTCTGGATGGTGCAGTACTACGTCGGCGAATACGGCCTCGACATCCGCGTGGCCGCGCTGCTCGCGGCCTGCTTCTCGCTGCCGGGCGGCGTGCTGCGCGCGATCGGCGGCATGCTGTCGGACAGGCATGGCGCCCACAAGGTCACCTGGTGGGTCATGTGGCTGAGCTGGGTGTGCCTCTTCCTGCTGAGCTACCCGCAGACCGATTTCACGGTGCTCACGGTGGATGGCCCGAAGAGCTTCCACATCGGGCTCGGCGTCTATGGCTTCACCGCGCTGCTGTTCCTGCTCGGCATCGCCTTCGCATTCGGCAAGGCCAGCGTCTTCAAGTACATCAGCGACGACTACCCGCACAACATCGGCGCCATCAGCGGCATCGTCGGGCTCGCGGGCGGGCTCGGAGGCTTCGTGCTGCCGATCCTGTTCGGCGCGCTGATGGACCTCACCGGCGTGCGATCCAGCGCCTTCATGCTGATGTACGGCGTGGTCTGGGTCTCGCTCGTCTGGATGTACTGGACCGAAGTGCGCAAGACCGATCTGTTGGGCACCGCGCCCCTGAACCCCAAGGAGCTACCCGTATGA
- a CDS encoding bacteriohemerythrin gives MTDPVRFDPLSLDLPFMDEAHEQFMQLLAIVDEADDLHLAAAWRDLVEYTAQGFACEDRWMNDTGYAARRDHQIQHRVVLEVMRDGITQAAEGRLLHVRQMAWQLRDWYHKHVQTMDAALALHLRGKRFDPANGGSGPRRSSVAAARA, from the coding sequence ATGACCGATCCGGTTCGCTTCGACCCGCTCTCTCTCGACTTGCCGTTCATGGACGAGGCGCATGAGCAGTTCATGCAGCTGCTGGCGATCGTCGACGAAGCCGACGACCTGCACCTCGCCGCCGCATGGCGCGACCTGGTCGAGTACACCGCCCAGGGCTTCGCATGCGAAGACCGGTGGATGAACGACACCGGCTATGCCGCGCGCAGGGACCACCAGATCCAGCACCGCGTGGTGCTCGAAGTGATGCGCGACGGCATCACGCAGGCCGCGGAAGGCCGTCTGCTGCACGTGCGACAGATGGCCTGGCAATTGCGCGACTGGTACCACAAGCACGTCCAGACCATGGACGCCGCGCTGGCGCTGCATCTGCGCGGCAAGCGCTTCGATCCGGCGAATGGCGGCTCGGGGCCCCGCCGCAGCAGCGTCGCTGCGGCCCGCGCCTGA
- the minE gene encoding cell division topological specificity factor MinE, whose amino-acid sequence MSLLSFLLGEKKKTASVAKERLQIILAHERSSLGNKRPDYLPELQRELIAVISKYVSIKAEDIKVHLEKHDDLEVLEVKIELPDGTAVAAR is encoded by the coding sequence ATGTCCCTCCTCTCCTTTCTGCTGGGCGAAAAGAAGAAGACGGCCAGCGTCGCCAAGGAACGGCTGCAGATCATCCTCGCCCACGAGCGCAGCAGCCTCGGCAACAAGCGGCCAGACTACCTGCCGGAACTGCAGCGCGAGCTGATCGCGGTGATCTCCAAGTACGTGTCGATCAAGGCCGAGGACATCAAGGTCCACCTCGAGAAGCACGACGACCTCGAAGTGCTCGAGGTCAAGATCGAGCTGCCCGACGGCACTGCGGTCGCGGCCCGCTGA
- the minD gene encoding septum site-determining protein MinD, giving the protein MAKIVVVTSGKGGVGKTTTSASFASGLALAGKKTAVIDFDVGLRNLDLIMGCERRVVFDLINVIQGEANLSQALIKDKHCENLWVLAASQTRDKDALTQDGVEKILKELADQGFDYIVCDSPAGIEVGALMAMHFADEALIVTNPEVSSVRDSDRILGMLSSKTKRAKEGGEPIKEHLLITRYNPNRVAGGQMLSLEDIQDILRIKLIGVIPESESVLQASNQGVPAIHDKETDVAQAYSDVVARFLGEERPMRFVDAEKPGFFKRIFGAR; this is encoded by the coding sequence ATGGCCAAAATTGTGGTGGTGACCTCGGGCAAGGGCGGCGTCGGCAAGACGACCACGAGCGCGAGCTTCGCGTCCGGCCTCGCGCTGGCAGGCAAGAAGACGGCGGTGATCGATTTCGACGTCGGCCTGCGCAACCTCGACCTCATCATGGGCTGCGAGCGCCGCGTGGTGTTCGACCTGATCAACGTGATCCAGGGCGAAGCCAACCTGAGCCAGGCGCTCATCAAGGACAAGCACTGCGAGAACCTCTGGGTGCTGGCCGCCTCGCAGACGCGCGACAAGGACGCGCTCACGCAGGACGGCGTCGAGAAGATCCTCAAGGAACTGGCCGACCAGGGCTTCGACTACATCGTGTGCGACTCGCCCGCCGGCATCGAGGTCGGCGCGCTGATGGCGATGCACTTCGCCGACGAGGCGCTGATCGTCACCAACCCCGAGGTGTCCTCGGTGCGCGACTCCGACCGCATCCTGGGCATGCTGAGCTCCAAGACCAAGCGCGCCAAGGAAGGCGGCGAGCCGATCAAGGAGCACCTGCTGATCACCCGCTACAACCCCAACCGCGTGGCGGGCGGGCAGATGCTGTCGCTGGAAGACATCCAGGACATCCTGCGCATCAAGCTCATCGGCGTGATCCCCGAGTCCGAGAGCGTGCTGCAGGCTTCCAACCAGGGCGTGCCGGCGATCCACGACAAGGAAACCGACGTGGCGCAGGCCTACAGCGACGTGGTGGCACGCTTCCTCGGCGAGGAGCGGCCGATGCGCTTCGTCGATGCCGAGAAACCCGGCTTCTTCAAACGAATCTTCGGCGCGAGGTAG
- the minC gene encoding septum site-determining protein MinC, translating to MADASAARSKTVFEFKSATLPLIAVILRTADLDVLAEALDAQLADSPDFFEQEPVVIDLSQLQDEDAEADIDFTRLRDMLARHQTQPVAVRGGTDAQNLAARGAGLSVTAMPAAPAPKPPAPPAEPPSEAPQIVREVPVPASGTLVIDKPLRSGQQVYARGGDVIVTAVVSFGAEVIADGNVHVYAPLRGKAIAGARGNTEARIFTTCLEAQLVAIAGIYRTSEVALPDEVAGKAAQISLQDGKKIVIDPIQ from the coding sequence ATGGCCGATGCATCCGCCGCGCGCAGCAAGACGGTATTCGAGTTCAAGAGCGCCACGCTGCCGCTGATCGCGGTCATTCTCCGCACCGCCGATCTCGACGTGCTCGCTGAGGCGCTCGACGCCCAACTCGCCGATTCGCCCGACTTCTTCGAACAGGAGCCGGTCGTCATCGACCTTTCGCAGCTGCAGGACGAGGACGCGGAAGCCGACATCGACTTCACCCGGCTGCGCGACATGCTCGCACGGCACCAGACGCAACCCGTCGCGGTGCGCGGCGGCACCGATGCGCAGAACCTCGCGGCGCGCGGCGCCGGGCTGTCGGTCACGGCGATGCCCGCCGCACCCGCCCCCAAGCCGCCCGCCCCGCCCGCCGAACCGCCGAGCGAAGCGCCGCAGATCGTGCGCGAAGTGCCGGTGCCGGCCAGCGGCACGCTGGTCATCGACAAGCCGCTGCGCTCGGGCCAGCAGGTGTATGCGCGCGGCGGCGACGTGATCGTGACGGCCGTCGTGAGCTTCGGCGCCGAAGTGATCGCCGACGGCAACGTCCATGTGTACGCGCCGCTGCGCGGCAAGGCGATCGCCGGTGCGCGCGGCAACACCGAGGCGCGCATCTTCACGACCTGCCTGGAGGCGCAGCTCGTGGCCATCGCGGGCATCTACCGCACCTCCGAAGTCGCGCTGCCGGACGAGGTGGCGGGCAAGGCGGCACAGATCTCGCTGCAGGACGGCAAGAAGATCGTGATCGACCCGATCCAATGA
- a CDS encoding solute carrier family 23 protein, with the protein MSESYLPRWQKVSATAGAVVTPDQRLPWPQTAAMGVQHVIAMFGATVLAPILMGFNPNVAILMSGIGTLLFFFITGGRVPSYLGSSFAFIGVVIAATGYAGSGPNTNLGVALGGIVVCGLVYVLIGVLVALTNERRTKRAPVKGLEGMEVEEVESDVAVHWIERLMPPVVTGAVVAVIGLNLASVPIKNMAPTGFDTWMQLVTFLSVGLIAVYTRGMIQRLLILMGLIAASIIYALLTNGLGMGKPIDLTPLAAAPWFGMPTFSSPVFDVNAMLLIAPVAVILVAENLGHIKAVSAMTGRDLNPYLGRAFIGDGVATMVSGAFGGTGVTTYAENIGVMAATKIYSTAIFVVAALIALVLGFSPKFGALVQAIPLSVMGGVSIVVFGLIAVAGAKIWVDNRVDFSRNKNLITAAITLILGTGDFTLRFGQFALGGIGTATFGAILLYALLNRSDA; encoded by the coding sequence ATGAGCGAGTCCTACCTTCCCCGCTGGCAGAAAGTGTCGGCCACCGCGGGCGCCGTCGTCACGCCCGACCAGCGCCTGCCCTGGCCGCAGACCGCCGCGATGGGCGTGCAGCACGTGATCGCGATGTTCGGCGCCACGGTGCTGGCGCCGATCCTGATGGGGTTCAACCCCAACGTGGCGATCCTCATGAGCGGAATCGGCACATTGCTGTTCTTCTTCATCACCGGCGGGCGGGTGCCGAGCTACCTGGGGTCGAGCTTCGCCTTCATCGGCGTGGTGATCGCGGCGACGGGCTATGCGGGCTCGGGGCCGAACACCAACCTCGGCGTGGCGCTCGGCGGCATCGTGGTGTGCGGGCTGGTCTACGTGCTGATCGGCGTGCTGGTGGCGCTCACCAACGAGCGGCGCACCAAGCGCGCGCCGGTCAAGGGCCTCGAGGGCATGGAGGTCGAGGAAGTCGAGAGCGACGTCGCGGTGCACTGGATCGAGCGGCTGATGCCGCCGGTGGTCACCGGCGCGGTGGTGGCGGTGATCGGGCTCAATCTCGCGAGCGTGCCGATCAAGAACATGGCGCCGACCGGCTTCGACACCTGGATGCAGCTGGTGACCTTCCTGAGCGTGGGCCTGATCGCGGTCTACACGCGCGGAATGATCCAGCGGCTCCTGATCCTCATGGGGCTGATCGCGGCGAGCATCATCTACGCGCTCCTGACCAACGGCCTCGGCATGGGCAAGCCGATCGACCTCACGCCGCTCGCGGCGGCGCCGTGGTTCGGCATGCCGACCTTCTCGTCGCCGGTGTTCGACGTCAACGCGATGCTGCTGATCGCGCCGGTGGCGGTCATCCTGGTGGCGGAGAACCTGGGCCACATCAAGGCTGTGAGCGCGATGACCGGGCGCGACCTCAACCCGTACCTCGGCCGCGCCTTCATCGGCGACGGCGTGGCGACCATGGTGAGCGGCGCCTTCGGCGGCACCGGCGTCACCACCTACGCCGAGAACATCGGCGTGATGGCGGCCACGAAGATCTATTCGACCGCGATCTTCGTCGTCGCCGCGCTGATCGCGCTGGTGCTGGGCTTCAGCCCCAAGTTCGGTGCGCTGGTGCAGGCGATTCCGCTGTCGGTGATGGGCGGCGTCAGCATCGTGGTGTTCGGCCTGATCGCGGTCGCCGGCGCCAAGATCTGGGTCGACAACCGGGTCGACTTCTCGAGGAACAAGAACCTCATCACGGCGGCGATCACGCTGATCCTCGGCACGGGCGACTTCACGCTCAGGTTCGGGCAGTTCGCACTCGGCGGCATCGGCACGGCCACCTTCGGCGCGATCCTGCTCTACGCGCTGCTCAATCGCTCGGACGCCTGA
- a CDS encoding hotdog fold thioesterase has translation MRIWKKEISVEELTRNHIDTAVAHLGIEFLEIGDDFIRARVPVDKRTVQPYGILHGGMSVVLAETLGSCGAHYSAPEGHRAVGLDINANHLKSATTGWVTGTARPVHRGRTTQVWQIDLTNDAGELTCVSRITMAVLAPRGD, from the coding sequence ATGCGCATCTGGAAGAAAGAAATCTCGGTCGAGGAATTGACCCGGAACCACATCGACACGGCGGTCGCCCACCTCGGGATCGAGTTTCTGGAGATCGGGGACGACTTCATCCGGGCGCGCGTGCCGGTCGACAAGCGCACCGTGCAGCCCTACGGCATCCTGCACGGCGGCATGTCGGTGGTGCTGGCCGAAACACTGGGCTCCTGCGGCGCGCACTACTCGGCGCCCGAGGGCCACCGCGCGGTCGGGCTGGACATCAATGCGAACCACCTCAAGTCCGCGACCACGGGCTGGGTCACCGGCACCGCGCGGCCGGTGCACCGGGGCCGGACCACGCAGGTCTGGCAGATCGATCTGACCAACGACGCCGGCGAGCTGACCTGCGTCTCGCGCATCACGATGGCCGTGCTCGCGCCGCGCGGGGACTGA
- a CDS encoding AsmA-like C-terminal region-containing protein — MSRTRRWIAASAALLVASVVLMAGLGFWVRGRLPSDEQVASALAARFEKASGIGLRIGAAHWALRPSPVIVVEDVATAQPRPITVHRIVVRPRLASLWRRKVAIDEVEVSAAVLPRASVRAFRGRWEGADTAIALAGGWTLTEVPIERVRLRDVSWIDRREIALAYDVDLHFDPHWRPREGEIRRPGVSPPARLRVEREGNEDRWRTTIELGDGTWNGSMRLESGDDGHLRLTAALEAKNVDLTAFVRSFGRHSAIEGKLTGPTEVDSVGANVGELIRRLHTRTRFTIAPATITGFDLARAVTAPDVARGGQTRLEALTGTLDTQSTEDGILLRYSQLKARSGVLTASGTATVLNRKLDGEAAVDIVDGVVGVPLKIGGTLDAPVLSLTGAALAGAAVGTAVLPGVGTAIGARVGQAMDKLLGPDERAKPAPKAPATGKAPPKR; from the coding sequence ATGAGCCGCACGCGACGCTGGATTGCCGCCTCCGCCGCCTTGCTGGTGGCATCGGTGGTGTTGATGGCCGGGCTGGGCTTCTGGGTCCGCGGGCGGCTGCCGTCGGACGAGCAGGTCGCATCGGCACTGGCGGCGCGCTTCGAGAAGGCCTCGGGCATCGGCCTGCGCATCGGCGCGGCGCACTGGGCGCTGCGGCCTTCGCCCGTCATCGTGGTCGAGGATGTCGCGACCGCTCAACCGAGGCCGATCACCGTGCACCGCATCGTGGTGCGGCCGCGGCTGGCTTCGCTCTGGCGCCGCAAGGTGGCCATCGACGAGGTCGAAGTGAGCGCGGCGGTGCTGCCGCGCGCTTCCGTGCGGGCGTTCCGCGGGCGCTGGGAAGGCGCCGATACGGCCATCGCCCTGGCCGGGGGCTGGACGCTCACCGAGGTGCCCATCGAAAGGGTGCGCCTGCGCGATGTCTCGTGGATCGACCGCCGCGAGATCGCGCTCGCCTACGACGTCGACCTGCACTTCGACCCCCACTGGCGCCCGCGCGAAGGCGAGATCCGCCGCCCGGGCGTCTCGCCGCCCGCCCGGCTGCGCGTCGAGCGCGAAGGCAACGAGGACCGCTGGCGAACCACGATCGAGCTCGGCGATGGCACGTGGAACGGCAGCATGCGGCTCGAGAGCGGCGACGACGGCCACTTGCGCCTCACGGCGGCGCTGGAAGCGAAGAACGTGGACCTGACGGCATTCGTTCGCAGCTTCGGCCGTCACAGCGCGATCGAGGGCAAGCTCACCGGACCGACCGAGGTGGACAGCGTGGGCGCGAACGTCGGCGAGCTGATTCGCCGGCTGCACACGCGCACCCGCTTCACCATCGCACCGGCGACGATCACCGGCTTTGATCTCGCCCGTGCCGTGACCGCGCCCGATGTCGCGCGCGGCGGCCAGACGCGGCTCGAGGCCTTGACCGGCACGCTCGACACCCAGTCCACCGAGGACGGCATCCTGCTGCGCTACAGCCAGCTCAAGGCGAGGTCCGGCGTGCTCACCGCGAGCGGCACCGCCACCGTGTTGAACCGGAAGCTCGACGGCGAGGCGGCGGTCGACATCGTCGACGGCGTCGTCGGCGTGCCCCTCAAGATCGGCGGCACGCTCGACGCGCCGGTGCTGTCGCTGACCGGCGCAGCGCTTGCGGGCGCCGCGGTGGGCACGGCGGTGCTGCCCGGTGTGGGCACCGCGATCGGCGCGCGCGTGGGGCAGGCGATGGACAAGCTCCTCGGCCCCGACGAACGGGCGAAGCCGGCCCCGAAGGCGCCGGCCACCGGCAAGGCCCCGCCGAAGCGCTGA
- a CDS encoding methyl-accepting chemotaxis protein: MSLSNISIGRRLALVLGAILALFLASSVFAVLKLHRLGEEIDRMASDNVKTERAGADWLRHTTSGVQRAAAIAKSSDASLIAYFAPATAASIKDTNELQKFIEGQMVKPEERALFAKVGELRRDYLAAREEVSKLKLAGDLEGANRVFTTRFEPTSVNYLAGVQKMVDLQRAGLDAAAERGQALRAQTSTLLMICTALSLALGGAMAWFLARSITRPLRRAESMAQAIADMDLTGTPQTSYSGDETGKLLRALDQMRTALHTSLHQVQDVVVNVSTASSQIASGNQDLSSRTEEQASSLEETAASMEELTSTVKQNADNARQANQLAVSASEVAVRGGGVVNQVVDTMGSINASSRKIVDIIGVIDGIAFQTNILALNAAVEAARAGEQGRGFAVVASEVRNLAQRSAAAAKEIKGLIGDSVEKVEEGSRQVAEAGRTMDEIVGSVKRVTDIMGEITAASQEQTSGIEQINQAITQMDQVTQQNAALVEEAAAAAASLQEQAGSLSQTVSVFKLDGQGHRPVAVARRAVAPKAAPVAMQPAAPVKKPAPAAVASGGDWESF, from the coding sequence ATGTCCTTGAGCAACATCTCGATCGGCCGGCGCCTCGCCCTCGTGCTCGGCGCCATCCTTGCCCTCTTCCTCGCCAGCAGCGTGTTCGCGGTGCTGAAGCTGCACCGGCTGGGCGAGGAGATCGACCGCATGGCCAGCGACAACGTGAAGACCGAGCGCGCCGGCGCCGACTGGCTGCGCCATACGACCTCGGGCGTGCAGCGCGCCGCGGCCATCGCCAAGAGCAGCGACGCGAGCCTGATCGCCTACTTCGCCCCGGCGACCGCGGCGTCGATCAAGGATACGAACGAACTGCAGAAGTTCATCGAGGGCCAGATGGTCAAGCCGGAAGAGCGGGCGCTGTTCGCGAAGGTCGGCGAGCTGCGCCGCGACTACCTCGCCGCGCGCGAGGAGGTCAGCAAGCTCAAGCTCGCGGGCGACCTCGAAGGCGCGAACCGGGTGTTCACGACGCGCTTCGAGCCGACCTCGGTCAACTACCTGGCCGGCGTGCAGAAGATGGTGGACCTGCAGCGCGCCGGACTCGACGCGGCCGCCGAACGCGGCCAGGCCCTGCGCGCGCAGACCAGCACGCTGCTGATGATCTGCACCGCCCTCTCGCTGGCGCTGGGCGGCGCGATGGCGTGGTTCCTCGCGCGCAGCATCACGCGCCCGCTGCGCCGTGCCGAATCGATGGCCCAGGCCATCGCCGACATGGACCTGACCGGCACGCCACAGACGAGCTATTCAGGCGACGAAACCGGCAAGCTGCTGCGCGCCCTCGACCAGATGCGCACCGCGCTGCACACCTCGTTGCATCAGGTCCAGGACGTGGTGGTGAATGTGTCGACGGCCAGCTCGCAGATCGCCTCGGGCAACCAGGATCTCTCTTCGCGCACCGAGGAACAGGCGAGTTCGCTCGAAGAGACCGCTGCCTCGATGGAAGAACTCACCAGCACCGTGAAGCAGAACGCGGACAACGCGCGCCAGGCGAACCAGCTCGCGGTGTCGGCATCGGAAGTGGCGGTGCGTGGCGGCGGAGTGGTGAATCAGGTCGTGGACACGATGGGCTCGATCAATGCGTCGTCGCGCAAGATCGTGGACATCATCGGCGTCATCGACGGCATCGCCTTCCAGACCAACATCCTGGCGCTGAACGCGGCCGTGGAAGCCGCTCGCGCCGGCGAACAAGGCCGTGGTTTCGCGGTGGTCGCCTCCGAAGTGCGCAACCTCGCGCAGCGTTCGGCAGCCGCAGCGAAGGAGATCAAGGGCCTGATCGGCGACTCGGTCGAGAAGGTCGAGGAAGGCAGCAGGCAGGTCGCCGAAGCCGGCCGCACCATGGATGAGATCGTCGGCAGCGTGAAGCGCGTGACCGACATCATGGGCGAGATCACGGCCGCGAGCCAGGAACAGACCTCGGGCATCGAGCAGATCAACCAGGCGATCACGCAGATGGACCAGGTCACGCAGCAGAACGCCGCGCTGGTCGAAGAGGCCGCTGCCGCAGCCGCATCGCTGCAAGAGCAGGCCGGCAGCCTCTCGCAAACGGTGAGCGTCTTCAAGCTGGATGGGCAGGGCCATCGCCCGGTGGCCGTCGCACGGCGCGCAGTCGCGCCCAAGGCCGCGCCGGTCGCGATGCAGCCCGCGGCACCTGTGAAGAAGCCGGCGCCTGCAGCCGTGGCGTCCGGCGGCGACTGGGAGTCGTTCTAA
- a CDS encoding OmpW/AlkL family protein, protein MKTKLFALAAVAALGTGSALAQKAGDWQVGAGWLHFAPQDSSKPLTFTSPVAAVVPGSGADAGNSDTLGLNAIYFIDSHWAVEGVIGIPPKFKLYGTGTLGPIGELGEARQWSPTLLAKYYFNDGEAKLRPFVGLGATYVWYSDVKLTPGLQGALASRLGIPAAASSTTAKIDSSFAPVFNLGAAYQFDAHWGMSFSVSYIRLSTTAKLTTTAAGVPVATSESSLKLNPIVPYLAVTYKF, encoded by the coding sequence ATGAAGACAAAACTGTTTGCGTTGGCCGCTGTTGCCGCCCTCGGTACCGGCAGCGCCCTGGCGCAAAAGGCCGGTGACTGGCAAGTGGGCGCCGGCTGGCTCCATTTCGCGCCGCAGGATTCGAGCAAGCCCCTGACCTTCACCTCGCCGGTCGCGGCCGTGGTGCCGGGCTCCGGCGCGGACGCCGGCAACTCCGACACGCTGGGCCTCAACGCCATCTACTTCATCGACAGCCACTGGGCGGTCGAGGGCGTGATCGGCATTCCGCCCAAGTTCAAGCTCTACGGCACCGGCACGCTGGGCCCGATCGGCGAACTCGGCGAAGCGCGCCAGTGGAGCCCCACGTTGCTGGCCAAGTACTACTTCAATGACGGCGAGGCCAAGCTGCGCCCCTTCGTGGGCCTCGGCGCGACCTACGTCTGGTACAGCGACGTGAAGCTCACCCCGGGCCTGCAGGGCGCGCTGGCCAGCCGCCTCGGCATCCCGGCCGCGGCTTCGTCGACGACGGCGAAGATCGACAGCTCGTTCGCACCGGTGTTCAACCTGGGCGCGGCCTACCAGTTCGATGCGCACTGGGGCATGTCCTTCTCGGTGTCGTACATCCGCCTGAGCACCACGGCCAAGCTGACCACGACCGCCGCGGGCGTGCCGGTGGCGACGAGCGAATCGAGCCTCAAGCTCAACCCGATCGTTCCGTACCTGGCGGTGACCTACAAGTTCTAA
- a CDS encoding FHA domain-containing protein — protein MSRLIVLTRHGSVRQVNLKGPITTIGRDPSCGVHIDSLGVSRHHAAIRWMGDRYVVLDMASRNGTFVNRSRIRESTLRNGDAIGVGDCQIRFLQTMSALADEDALKLVTVAGDPVEVEAARQRSDWATFFRQGRAARPAEARHGADVAWRV, from the coding sequence ATGTCCAGACTCATCGTCCTGACGCGGCACGGCAGCGTGCGGCAAGTCAATCTCAAGGGGCCGATCACGACGATCGGCCGCGACCCCAGCTGCGGAGTGCACATCGACAGCCTCGGCGTGAGCCGCCACCACGCAGCGATCCGCTGGATGGGCGACCGCTACGTCGTGCTCGACATGGCCAGCCGCAACGGCACCTTCGTGAACAGGTCGCGCATCCGCGAAAGCACGCTGCGCAACGGCGATGCGATCGGCGTGGGCGACTGCCAGATCCGCTTCCTCCAGACGATGAGCGCGCTGGCCGACGAGGACGCGCTGAAGCTGGTCACCGTGGCCGGCGATCCGGTCGAGGTCGAAGCCGCGCGCCAGCGCAGCGACTGGGCGACCTTCTTCCGCCAGGGCCGGGCGGCGCGACCGGCCGAAGCCCGCCATGGCGCCGACGTGGCGTGGCGCGTCTGA
- a CDS encoding DUF4136 domain-containing protein, with protein sequence MIGRFLALALALVLGACASPAAVKTDFDPNARFGNDRTYNWISGDDGGALVPEVIVSGIDSRLSARGWKRVPENGQIHVSAHVTRVKGQTFNNFYTGLGHDLNWLGIGSNWPGYVTMSTDDYEKGTLLVDMFDAGTQRAIWRGSASGVLPDDPSRVNASVQAALDKLFAGFPPAGALARTR encoded by the coding sequence ATGATCGGAAGATTCCTTGCCTTGGCCCTGGCCCTCGTGCTCGGCGCTTGCGCCAGCCCCGCGGCCGTCAAGACCGACTTCGACCCGAATGCGCGCTTCGGCAACGATCGCACCTACAACTGGATCTCGGGCGACGATGGCGGCGCACTGGTGCCCGAGGTCATCGTCTCGGGCATCGATTCGCGCCTTTCGGCCCGGGGCTGGAAGCGGGTGCCCGAGAACGGCCAGATCCATGTCTCTGCCCACGTCACCCGCGTGAAGGGCCAGACCTTCAACAACTTCTACACCGGCCTCGGCCACGACCTCAACTGGCTCGGCATCGGCAGCAACTGGCCGGGCTACGTGACGATGTCGACCGACGACTACGAGAAAGGCACGCTGCTGGTCGACATGTTCGATGCCGGCACCCAGCGCGCGATCTGGCGCGGCAGCGCGAGCGGCGTGCTGCCCGACGATCCCTCGCGCGTGAATGCGAGCGTGCAGGCCGCGCTCGACAAGCTGTTCGCGGGCTTCCCGCCCGCTGGCGCGTTGGCGCGCACGCGCTGA
- a CDS encoding surface-adhesin E family protein: MRRRLVVLSIVACNAQAQPQEQSQPQLPLQPPAPTRWFTVTGNPADASVDTVQVDPVATKVEGQFKTMSVRVSRARQRLNWENVPYRSYESTVVFDCRARKAGYAFATFYPQPLWQGAPSKSTDYSDRPQPMLFREIEPNPTQRIIRAACQASG; this comes from the coding sequence TTGAGACGGAGGCTCGTGGTGCTCAGCATCGTGGCTTGCAATGCACAGGCACAGCCGCAAGAACAATCCCAGCCGCAGCTTCCGCTCCAGCCTCCGGCGCCCACGCGCTGGTTCACCGTGACGGGCAATCCCGCGGATGCATCGGTGGACACGGTGCAGGTCGATCCCGTCGCCACCAAGGTCGAGGGCCAGTTCAAGACCATGAGCGTGCGGGTGAGCCGCGCGCGGCAGCGCCTCAACTGGGAGAACGTACCCTACCGCTCCTACGAGTCGACGGTGGTCTTCGACTGTCGCGCGCGCAAGGCGGGCTATGCGTTCGCGACCTTCTATCCGCAGCCGCTCTGGCAGGGTGCGCCGAGCAAGTCGACGGACTACTCGGACCGCCCGCAGCCGATGCTGTTCCGCGAGATCGAGCCCAACCCCACGCAGCGCATCATCCGCGCGGCCTGCCAGGCCAGCGGCTGA